The sequence GGAGCCAAGGCCGTTGGATCGTCATGTTTATAAAGATCGCAACTTGGTTGAGCGTTTCTTCCAAAAGTTGAAGCAATTTCGTCGTATAGCAACTAGGTACGAACGACTGGCAAAAAATTACCAGTCAATGTTGAGCCTCGTGTCAGCCGTTATCTGGCTGGCATAATTGAGAACGCACCCTAGGGATTTTTAAGATTAATGGCGGGGTGGCAAACGTGCAGCGTTTGAAGGTAGGAGAAGCGTAGCGCCGACTTCATCCAGTATGTCCACTCCGCCATCATTCTATATTAAGCGTAAGCCTTTGTTCTAAAAAGATTTGACGTGGCCAGCTAGTTCCGCGGATTTTACGTCAATCGAGATCAACTACGTGGTCACGGTCACAAAAACCTTACAAATTCAGATGCAAAATTTGATCTATATGAGTCTGACGCGCACAGTATAAATCATGGCCAAGTGACAAGGAAATACCGTGCCGGCGATAGTAAAAGTACGTGCATCAGACCGTATGGAACTGCATCCTGCCGCCCTTGCAGCATATGAATGGTGCAGCATTTACCCCCGCTGGGTTAATGCATCCGTTTTGCCTGAGTCTTTGATATCAGAACTCAGCGGGTAACTATTCAGCTTCCGACTTGGCGTAAAAAATGCTCGGAAGCTGATCGTTGAATAATAACGTCAAGGCTGAGCTCGCTGACACGGACTGTTTTCGACACGTCGAGAGATAGCTCCTGATTAAACAGAACATCTCAGCACCTTGCATACTTCTAAAACAGCCGGATATCTTTTGCTGAACTTTGGTCATCCGGATGTCATTCTCACCCTGATTATTGGTAAACGGCACCATTACGTCAGACACCATAAAGCGCAAGACATCATCTTGATAGTCCCGTAATCGCTCTAATAATGCCCGTGATTTGGTGCGTTTTAGCCGCCCTCGTTGGCCCTTTTTTCGAGTGCTTTCATCTGGTGGCGGACAATGGGTATCGCCCCTCGCTAAGATGCCCTGATACTCTTTTATATACTGCTGCTGGCTGAGCCCGTCTAACGCGCCCTCATCAATTTGCTGTTTATTTATCGTTTTTAATAAGGTTTGCAGCGCTTTGGCCCATTCCATGCCGTCCTGCTCCCAAGCACGCTCAAGTTCGCGCAGATGATGCGCATTGCACAAGGCATGCTCACATTGCGTGTATTGGTAATACGGTTTCCAATGGTCATGACACAACACACCGGTAAAATAAGGTAAAACACCCGCCTCATCCATGGCGAGCTTCCCTCTGTTTTTATGCGGGTAAAAATACGTCCACTGAGTGGTCGATGCACCATGAAGCCAATGGCGTACGCCATCCACATTGATGCCCGTTTCATCGACGTGCAGTAACGGCGACTGCGCTAAGGCGTGCTGGATGGCATCTTGCGCACCTGATGAACGCACTAATGTTGCGGCTTGCTCATTGAAGTTAAATAAGCTGCCCGCACTGAGGGGGATACCGAGTTGATCGTTAAAGTACTCTTCAATGCGGTTGTAAGGGAGTAGCTGATATTGAGATAAGTACACAGCATGGGCTTTCAGACCGGCGCCATATTGCACAGGGCGAGTTACACCGTGAGGAAACTGTCCCATGAAACGGATACCGTGCTCGTCTTCAAGGATCTGAGCTTGATACTCGGTGACGACTTTACTGATATCGATATCAACCACTTGGCGCTTTTGAAAGCCAACTTCGTGGTACCGGCCTTTCGGCAAGGAATCTCGCTCCACATATATGATATTGATTTCATCAGGGGAGTCGGTTTGTAACAGGGTTTTTCCGATGCGGCCAGGCTGACCACCGGGCTTCAATTCAGAGCCGGGAGTGGGGGATTTCTTGCGATTCGTGTCTTGAGAAGGAGGAATGCTGCTGTTTTTACTATTAAGGCCAAATTTTTGAGCCAACAACGTGACGATCATCAAAATGAGCTCAATCGACATTTTGAGAGAAGGCGTAATCGTTTTGTCTGCCATCAGTTGCTTTCGTGTTTGCTCAACAACGTCTTGGATATTGATGTCTTTTAAGTTCATTATGCACGGAGTTAGCTGGCTTAGGACTAGCATGACAGACTGACAGGATCGGTCAAATGATCCTGAAAAAATAGTTGAGAAAAGGGATAATTTTCTCAACTTCGATTTCTAAGCTGAATAGTTACCTCAGCAGGGAAACTCTCCATGGAGTAATGCAGGAAGAAGATGATGATGATTCTTCGGACAAGAAGAAATCACCGCGCACGTTTCAGCTTTTTGCACCGCTGTGGCCAGTGCTAATTTGGCCATCGAATAAGCCTCCAATCGGCACTCAACTGATCTCCTACCTTGAGCATCACATAACTACCTCAGAGATAGAAAAAGCAGCCTGGAGATCGGTGATATCTTCTTTGATACAGTCAGTAGATCCGGATCGCCTGTCATAGATCAGAGATACACTGGCTGCTCATATGCCAGTGCTATTACATCAGGAGTTTTT comes from Oceanisphaera profunda and encodes:
- the tnpC gene encoding IS66 family transposase, which encodes MNLKDINIQDVVEQTRKQLMADKTITPSLKMSIELILMIVTLLAQKFGLNSKNSSIPPSQDTNRKKSPTPGSELKPGGQPGRIGKTLLQTDSPDEINIIYVERDSLPKGRYHEVGFQKRQVVDIDISKVVTEYQAQILEDEHGIRFMGQFPHGVTRPVQYGAGLKAHAVYLSQYQLLPYNRIEEYFNDQLGIPLSAGSLFNFNEQAATLVRSSGAQDAIQHALAQSPLLHVDETGINVDGVRHWLHGASTTQWTYFYPHKNRGKLAMDEAGVLPYFTGVLCHDHWKPYYQYTQCEHALCNAHHLRELERAWEQDGMEWAKALQTLLKTINKQQIDEGALDGLSQQQYIKEYQGILARGDTHCPPPDESTRKKGQRGRLKRTKSRALLERLRDYQDDVLRFMVSDVMVPFTNNQGENDIRMTKVQQKISGCFRSMQGAEMFCLIRSYLSTCRKQSVSASSALTLLFNDQLPSIFYAKSEAE